A region from the Desulfobacterales bacterium genome encodes:
- a CDS encoding formate--tetrahydrofolate ligase, translated as MAYNAVEMADWQISEAAEKNMPTPEEWTEKLGLRKEEVLPMGRLAKLDFLKIIDRLQDRPDGKYIEVTAITPTPLGEGKSTTSCGLMEGLGKRGVNVGGALRQPSGGPTMNVKGTAAGGGNSLLIPMTEFSLGLTGDINDIMNAHNLAMVALTARMQHERNYNDEQLARLTGMRRLDIDPTRVEMGWIIDFCAQALRNIIIGIGGRYDGFTMQSKFGIAVGSELMAILSVATDLADLKERINNITVAFDKSGKPVTCRDLEVGNAMTAFMRNTINPTLMCTAEYNPCMVHAGPFANIAVGQSSIIADRVGLKLFDYHITESGFAADIGFEKFWNVKSRVSGLKPHVSVLTSTIRALKMHGGGPKVVAGKPLDEAYTRENLELVENGIENMVHMIGVIRKAGINPVVCINRFYTDTDAECAIVRRAAEAAGARCAESKHWELGGDGALEFADAVIDACNDENDFKFLYPLEMKLRDRVDLIAREVYGADGVDWQPEANAKAAMLENDSKYDDFATMMVKSHLSLSHDPTKKGVPKGWRLPIRDVLIYSGAKFLCPCAGAISLMPGTSSNPAFRRIDVDPDTGKVTGLF; from the coding sequence ATGGCTTATAATGCTGTGGAAATGGCGGACTGGCAGATATCCGAGGCTGCCGAGAAAAACATGCCCACCCCGGAGGAGTGGACCGAGAAGCTCGGGCTGCGCAAGGAAGAAGTGCTGCCCATGGGCAGGCTGGCCAAGCTTGATTTTCTCAAGATCATCGACCGGCTCCAGGACCGGCCGGACGGGAAATACATCGAGGTTACCGCTATTACGCCGACCCCGCTGGGCGAGGGTAAGAGCACCACCTCCTGCGGCTTGATGGAGGGTCTGGGCAAGCGGGGGGTCAATGTGGGCGGCGCCCTCAGGCAGCCTTCCGGCGGCCCGACGATGAACGTCAAGGGCACGGCGGCCGGCGGCGGCAACTCCCTGCTGATCCCGATGACCGAGTTCTCCCTGGGACTTACCGGCGATATCAACGATATCATGAACGCCCATAACCTGGCCATGGTCGCCCTGACCGCCAGGATGCAGCATGAGCGTAATTATAACGACGAGCAGTTGGCCAGGCTGACCGGCATGCGCCGGCTCGATATCGATCCCACCCGGGTGGAGATGGGCTGGATCATTGATTTCTGCGCCCAGGCCCTGAGGAATATCATCATCGGCATCGGCGGCCGTTACGACGGTTTTACCATGCAATCCAAATTCGGGATTGCGGTGGGCAGCGAGTTGATGGCCATCCTGTCCGTGGCCACTGACCTGGCCGACCTGAAGGAACGGATCAACAATATCACCGTGGCCTTTGACAAGAGCGGCAAGCCGGTAACCTGCCGGGACCTGGAGGTGGGCAACGCCATGACCGCCTTTATGCGCAACACCATCAATCCGACCCTGATGTGTACTGCCGAGTACAATCCGTGCATGGTGCACGCCGGTCCCTTTGCCAATATCGCCGTGGGCCAGTCATCGATCATTGCCGACCGGGTCGGCCTGAAACTCTTTGATTACCATATCACCGAGTCTGGTTTTGCCGCTGATATCGGTTTTGAAAAATTCTGGAACGTCAAGAGCCGCGTCTCTGGTCTCAAGCCCCATGTATCCGTCCTGACCTCCACCATCCGCGCCCTGAAGATGCACGGCGGCGGTCCCAAGGTGGTTGCCGGCAAGCCCCTGGATGAGGCCTATACCAGGGAGAATCTGGAACTGGTGGAAAATGGGATCGAGAACATGGTCCACATGATCGGGGTTATCCGCAAGGCCGGTATCAACCCGGTGGTCTGCATCAACCGGTTCTACACCGATACCGATGCGGAATGCGCCATCGTCCGCCGGGCCGCCGAGGCGGCCGGGGCCCGCTGCGCCGAGTCCAAACACTGGGAACTGGGCGGTGACGGGGCCCTGGAGTTCGCTGATGCGGTGATCGATGCCTGCAACGATGAGAATGATTTCAAGTTCCTCTATCCCCTGGAGATGAAACTGCGCGACCGGGTCGATCTCATTGCCCGGGAAGTCTATGGCGCCGACGGGGTGGACTGGCAGCCCGAGGCCAACGCCAAGGCCGCGATGCTTGAAAACGATTCCAAGTACGATGACTTTGCCACCATGATGGTCAAGAGCCACCTCAGCCTTTCCCACGATCCGACCAAGAAGGGCGTGCCCAAGGGCTGGCGTCTGCCCATCCGCGACGTGTTGATCTATTCCGGCGCCAAGTTCCTCTGCCCCTGCGCCGGCGCGATCAGCCTGATGCCGGGCACCAGCTCCAACCCGGCCTTCCGCCGTATTGATGTTGATCCGGATACCGGCAAGGTAACCGGGCTGTTCTAG
- the pilB gene encoding type IV-A pilus assembly ATPase PilB yields the protein MSSSTAVSSKSTLSGTVKDQSGAGKQRIGDLLRKEGYITATQLDHALSHQKKKGGRLGGILVKLGYIEEETILSVLSRVQGFPAVNLAREAPNPEALKVMPYETAKKYMAFPLRIAAKTNTLQVTMAEPTDVAAVELMQAEIKMALSLCVSTERDILQAYKTHYKISDAEYQSFFPEEEDEDEDELAIDQIDDFGALASEAAGDMELESLEEHEDERDQFSYSDAPIIKLVNGILIKAVTDGVSDVHIEPYEKTLQVRYRLDGALYKSMNLPLSIKNALVSRMKILASLDITERRVPQDGRIKMRVGRNKVVDFRVSSLPTLFGESIVLRILDRSNLNVDLTKLGFEEQTYSTLKRCINRPQGMLLVTGPTGSGKTVTLYSILNSLNTEDIKILTAEDPVEFNFKGINQVNVHQEVGMTFAAALKAFLRQDPDIIMVGEIRDIETAEIAIKAAMTGHLVLSTLHTNDCPATIGRLVDIGLPAYMLASSITMVLSQRLARRLCAKCRKRVSGLSPEELVSMGFAEEVIPDLRIYGPGGCPACNGGGYKGRVGLFELMENTEEVAKAIGAEVPEDQLRKVAIQEGMTPLRDAGLRKVRQGITSIDEVLRKTVVTKESLPAYLVNPDMEEYADGEVIIREGNNDIDFFMLKRGALMVVKGGKKIAEITEPGVYFGELAAISGQARSASIVSRGRSIIRRFPGDKLNEIIEQYPEVSKHLFKSLVARLQHSNNIIIKLAGRRAGPGN from the coding sequence ATGTCCAGTTCCACTGCTGTGTCCAGCAAATCGACCCTGTCCGGCACGGTCAAGGACCAGTCCGGGGCCGGCAAGCAGCGCATCGGTGATCTGCTCCGCAAGGAGGGATATATCACCGCCACCCAGCTTGACCATGCCCTTTCCCATCAGAAAAAAAAGGGCGGCCGGCTGGGCGGAATCCTGGTTAAACTGGGATATATCGAGGAAGAGACCATCCTGAGCGTGTTGAGCCGGGTGCAGGGCTTCCCGGCGGTGAACCTGGCCCGGGAGGCGCCCAATCCCGAGGCCCTCAAGGTCATGCCTTACGAGACGGCCAAGAAGTACATGGCCTTTCCGCTTCGGATAGCGGCCAAGACCAACACCCTCCAGGTGACCATGGCCGAGCCCACCGATGTCGCCGCGGTGGAGTTGATGCAGGCGGAGATCAAGATGGCCCTGAGCCTGTGCGTCTCCACGGAAAGGGATATCCTCCAGGCCTATAAGACCCACTACAAGATCAGCGATGCGGAGTATCAGAGTTTTTTCCCCGAGGAAGAGGACGAGGATGAGGACGAACTGGCCATTGACCAGATCGACGACTTCGGCGCCCTGGCCTCGGAGGCTGCCGGCGACATGGAGCTGGAGAGCCTGGAAGAGCACGAGGACGAGCGGGACCAGTTCTCCTACTCTGACGCGCCGATCATCAAGCTGGTCAACGGGATCCTGATCAAGGCGGTGACCGACGGGGTCAGCGACGTCCATATCGAGCCCTATGAAAAGACCCTGCAGGTCCGCTACCGGCTGGACGGCGCCCTGTACAAGTCGATGAACCTGCCCCTGTCGATCAAGAACGCCCTGGTCTCCCGGATGAAGATCCTGGCCAGCCTGGATATCACCGAACGGCGGGTGCCCCAGGACGGCCGGATCAAGATGCGGGTGGGCAGGAACAAGGTCGTGGATTTCCGGGTCTCCTCACTGCCCACCCTGTTCGGCGAAAGCATTGTTCTCCGGATCCTCGACCGGTCCAACCTGAACGTCGATCTGACCAAACTCGGCTTCGAGGAACAGACCTACTCCACCCTCAAACGCTGTATCAACCGGCCCCAGGGGATGCTGCTGGTCACCGGCCCGACCGGCAGCGGCAAGACCGTGACCCTGTATTCCATTCTGAACTCCCTGAACACCGAGGATATCAAGATCCTTACCGCCGAGGACCCGGTGGAGTTCAACTTCAAGGGGATCAACCAGGTAAACGTCCACCAGGAAGTGGGAATGACCTTTGCCGCGGCCCTGAAGGCGTTCCTGCGCCAGGACCCGGACATCATCATGGTGGGCGAGATCCGGGATATCGAGACCGCGGAAATCGCGATCAAGGCGGCCATGACCGGCCATCTGGTACTCTCCACCCTTCATACCAACGACTGTCCGGCCACCATCGGCCGGCTGGTGGATATCGGCCTGCCCGCCTATATGCTGGCCTCGTCGATTACCATGGTCCTTTCCCAGCGGCTGGCGCGAAGGCTCTGTGCCAAGTGCCGGAAGCGGGTCAGTGGTCTGTCTCCGGAAGAACTTGTGAGCATGGGTTTTGCCGAAGAGGTGATCCCGGATCTGCGGATCTATGGCCCTGGTGGCTGTCCGGCCTGTAACGGCGGCGGCTACAAGGGCCGGGTCGGCCTGTTTGAATTGATGGAAAACACCGAGGAGGTGGCCAAGGCGATCGGCGCCGAGGTGCCGGAGGACCAACTCCGCAAGGTGGCCATCCAGGAGGGCATGACCCCGCTGCGGGACGCCGGCCTGCGCAAGGTGCGGCAGGGGATAACCAGTATCGATGAGGTGCTCAGGAAGACGGTGGTTACCAAGGAAAGCCTGCCCGCTTATCTGGTCAACCCGGACATGGAAGAGTATGCGGACGGCGAGGTGATCATCCGCGAGGGCAACAATGACATCGACTTCTTCATGTTGAAGCGGGGGGCGTTGATGGTGGTCAAGGGCGGCAAGAAGATCGCCGAGATCACCGAGCCCGGCGTCTATTTCGGTGAGCTGGCGGCGATCTCCGGCCAGGCCCGGTCAGCGAGCATTGTCTCCAGGGGCCGCTCGATCATCAGGCGCTTTCCCGGTGACAAGCTGAACGAGATAATCGAGCAGTATCCAGAGGTGAGCAAGCATCTGTTCAAGAGCCTGGTCGCCCGGTTGCAGCATTCCAACAATATCATCATTAAGCTGGCCGGCCGGCGGGCCGGGCCGGGCAACTGA
- a CDS encoding P-loop NTPase, with protein sequence MKIAISGKGGVGKTTIMALLAQEMRDNGREVLVIDADPSPHMAQTLGVENVDRITPIAEMTELLVKRSGKTPGSPFYQINPQVDDLLAEFMLEHNGIRLMVLGAIQTAEGGCACPENNVLRRLLTKLLLGPSQVVLLDMEAGVEHLGRGTIAGVDHLLIVVIPTRSSIRTAEKVYRLARDAGIPGISFVANLVRDESDAEFLSKALGVDPIAGFPDSDAIRAAERNGRPVTEVLPRVEQAARTLMEKLETTED encoded by the coding sequence ATGAAGATCGCGATCAGCGGCAAGGGCGGGGTCGGCAAGACCACGATCATGGCCCTGCTGGCACAAGAGATGAGGGACAACGGCAGGGAGGTGCTGGTTATCGACGCGGATCCCAGCCCGCACATGGCCCAGACCCTGGGCGTGGAAAACGTGGACCGGATCACCCCCATTGCGGAGATGACCGAATTGCTGGTTAAACGCTCGGGCAAGACCCCGGGATCACCCTTCTACCAGATCAACCCCCAGGTCGACGATCTGCTGGCCGAATTCATGCTCGAACATAACGGCATCCGGCTGATGGTCCTGGGCGCGATCCAGACCGCGGAGGGCGGTTGCGCCTGCCCGGAGAATAATGTCCTGCGCCGGCTGTTGACCAAGCTGCTCCTGGGTCCTTCCCAGGTGGTACTCCTTGACATGGAAGCCGGGGTGGAACATCTGGGCCGCGGCACCATCGCCGGAGTGGATCATCTGCTGATCGTGGTGATCCCCACCCGCTCCAGTATCCGCACCGCGGAAAAGGTATACCGGCTGGCCCGGGACGCGGGTATCCCCGGGATATCATTCGTGGCCAACCTGGTACGCGACGAATCCGATGCCGAGTTTTTGAGCAAGGCCCTCGGCGTTGACCCCATTGCCGGTTTCCCGGACTCCGACGCGATCAGGGCGGCGGAGCGCAACGGCCGGCCGGTGACCGAGGTCCTGCCCCGGGTCGAGCAGGCAGCCCGGACCCTGATGGAAAAACTGGAAACAACGGAAGACTGA
- a CDS encoding manganese-dependent inorganic pyrophosphatase, translating into MSVSVVGHSNPDTDSVAAAIAFANYLKATGTDAVACMQISADNLNPESKVVLEKFGLAAPEEITDAAGKDIALVDFSDIGQAPANIGDANVVAIVDHHKIGDITTNSPIFFYAQPVGCTCTVLLEMYKTNNIDLPKDIAGAMLCAILSDTVNFKSPTCTDADKAAVAELLTITGITDQDALFMEMLKAKSSVDGIPAKDLIFRDYKDFDMNGNKVGIGQIELATLDQVADIRNALYAAVEEVKADGRHTVLFMLTDVVKEGTDLMVVSDDPGLIEKTFGGKIEGQTMWVDGMMSRKKQAVPPLQKSFGC; encoded by the coding sequence ATGTCAGTTTCCGTTGTCGGTCATTCCAACCCTGATACCGATTCCGTTGCCGCTGCCATCGCCTTTGCCAATTATCTGAAGGCCACCGGCACCGACGCAGTCGCCTGCATGCAGATTTCCGCTGATAATCTGAACCCCGAGAGCAAGGTGGTGCTTGAGAAGTTCGGCCTTGCCGCACCCGAGGAGATCACCGACGCGGCCGGCAAGGACATCGCCCTGGTCGACTTCAGTGACATCGGCCAGGCCCCGGCCAATATCGGCGATGCCAACGTGGTGGCCATTGTTGACCATCATAAGATCGGCGACATCACCACCAACAGCCCGATCTTCTTCTATGCCCAGCCGGTGGGTTGCACCTGCACCGTGCTGCTGGAGATGTACAAGACCAATAATATTGACCTGCCCAAGGATATCGCCGGGGCCATGCTCTGCGCCATCCTCAGCGATACGGTCAACTTCAAGTCGCCCACCTGCACCGACGCCGACAAGGCGGCGGTGGCCGAGCTGCTGACCATAACCGGGATCACTGATCAGGACGCGCTGTTCATGGAGATGCTGAAGGCCAAGTCCTCTGTTGACGGCATCCCGGCCAAGGATCTCATCTTCCGCGATTACAAGGATTTTGACATGAACGGCAACAAGGTCGGCATCGGCCAGATCGAACTCGCCACCCTGGACCAGGTAGCCGACATCCGCAACGCGCTGTACGCCGCGGTTGAGGAAGTCAAGGCCGACGGCCGGCACACGGTGCTGTTCATGCTCACCGACGTGGTCAAGGAAGGCACCGACCTGATGGTGGTCTCCGACGACCCGGGGCTGATCGAAAAGACCTTCGGCGGCAAGATCGAGGGTCAGACCATGTGGGTTGACGGCATGATGAGCCGTAAAAAGCAGGCCGTGCCGCCGCTGCAGAAATCCTTTGGCTGCTGA
- a CDS encoding sigma-54 dependent transcriptional regulator, with translation MEKDRLLIVDDELDMLAGLSRTLERQMPDLAVLTTDNGQDAVATIRQKSIDVALLDICMPEMTGIELLERLKAEDPELTVIMMTAFGTIETAVEAMKKGAYDFITKPFDKDSLVRTIGKALERNHLVRENTSLRKIICEQGTLSGFIGQSRPMLNLYKQIKMIAQSNYTVLIRGESGTGKELAAHALHNLSTRKNKKFIMVNCPAIPEYLLESELFGYKRGAFTGADRDHKGLFVEADGGTICLDEIGDVSVSVQTKLLRVLQEQEIKLLGSAKTQKIDVRIIAVTNQDLEHKISQRTFRDDLFHRLNIVNIHTPPLRKIREDIPLLIDHFLKKTCCELDIPEKQFSKAAVYMLSKASWQGNVRELQNTIRQVVMSSPGNVVEVDDLEILETGKQLVKGRRIWDFDSSSEEIEPYKPAKERLVRRFTEEYISVLLSKTDGNVTKAAKISGLTRTALHRIIRRSNNPCKDFLNI, from the coding sequence ATGGAAAAAGACCGGTTGCTCATTGTTGATGATGAACTGGACATGCTTGCCGGACTGTCAAGGACCCTGGAACGGCAGATGCCGGATCTGGCGGTGCTCACCACTGATAATGGTCAGGATGCCGTTGCAACCATCCGGCAGAAGTCCATTGATGTCGCACTGCTTGACATCTGCATGCCGGAGATGACGGGTATTGAGCTTCTCGAAAGACTCAAGGCTGAAGACCCGGAGCTTACCGTGATCATGATGACCGCATTCGGAACCATTGAGACGGCTGTGGAGGCGATGAAAAAAGGTGCCTACGATTTTATTACCAAACCGTTTGACAAGGATTCGCTGGTCAGAACCATCGGCAAGGCCCTGGAAAGAAATCATCTTGTCAGGGAGAATACCAGCCTCAGGAAGATTATCTGTGAGCAGGGGACCCTGTCCGGGTTCATCGGTCAGTCCAGGCCGATGTTGAATCTTTATAAACAGATTAAAATGATCGCCCAGTCAAACTATACCGTGCTTATTCGCGGGGAGTCCGGGACCGGCAAGGAGCTTGCGGCTCATGCCCTCCACAACCTCAGCACCAGGAAAAATAAAAAATTCATCATGGTTAATTGTCCCGCTATCCCGGAATACCTGTTGGAAAGCGAACTGTTCGGCTATAAACGGGGAGCCTTTACCGGCGCCGACCGCGACCATAAAGGGCTGTTCGTTGAGGCTGACGGCGGAACTATCTGCCTTGATGAAATCGGCGATGTTTCTGTCTCGGTGCAGACAAAACTTCTCCGGGTGCTGCAGGAGCAGGAAATCAAGCTGTTGGGCTCCGCCAAAACTCAAAAAATAGATGTCCGGATAATTGCCGTGACCAATCAAGACCTGGAACACAAGATTTCTCAACGAACCTTCAGGGATGATTTGTTTCACCGGCTGAATATTGTGAACATCCACACCCCGCCGCTCAGGAAAATCAGAGAAGATATTCCGCTTCTGATTGATCATTTTTTGAAAAAAACCTGTTGTGAACTTGATATCCCGGAAAAACAATTTTCAAAGGCCGCGGTTTATATGTTGAGCAAGGCATCCTGGCAGGGCAATGTAAGAGAATTGCAGAATACAATCCGGCAGGTCGTTATGTCTTCGCCGGGTAATGTTGTCGAGGTGGATGATCTTGAAATACTGGAAACCGGAAAACAGTTGGTCAAGGGACGGAGAATCTGGGACTTCGATTCGAGCAGTGAGGAGATAGAACCCTATAAACCGGCCAAGGAACGGTTGGTGCGCCGTTTCACAGAGGAATATATTTCCGTGCTTTTGAGCAAGACGGATGGAAATGTTACTAAAGCGGCAAAAATTTCAGGATTGACCAGAACCGCCCTGCACAGAATTATCAGGCGATCAAATAATCCCTGTAAAGACTTTTTAAATATTTAA